The following coding sequences lie in one Arachis ipaensis cultivar K30076 chromosome B05, Araip1.1, whole genome shotgun sequence genomic window:
- the LOC107641030 gene encoding bidirectional sugar transporter SWEET7b-like gives MVSAALVRTVIGIIGNVISFGLFFSPAPTFYRIIKKKSVEEFKPDPYIATVLNCAFWVFYGLPFVHPHSFLVVTINGVGLVFEFVYLTIFYIYATNKGRRKVLLLLGLEALFFAAVALITLLVLHGTHKRSLVVGVLCDIFNIMMYVSPLTIMSPKKTL, from the exons atggTGAGCGCTGCACTTGTTCGTACCGTTATCGGCATTATAG GGAATGTGATCTCTTTCGGCTTGTTTTTCTCACCAGC ACCAACATTCTATCGGATAATAAAGAAAAAGTCCGTGGAAGAGTTCAAACCCGATCCATATATagcaacggttttaaactgtgCGTTTTGGGTGTTTTATGGGCTTCCTTTCGTGCACCCTCACAGTTTTCTTGTGGTTACCATCAATGGCGTTGGCCTTGTCTTCGAGTTCGTCTATCTCACCATTTTTTACATTTATGCCACTAACAAAGGACGG AGGAAGGTACTACTCCTTCTGGGATTAGAGGCTTTGTTCTTTGCCGCTGTTGCTCTTATAACGTTGCTGGTACTACATGGCACTCACAAAAGATCGTTAGTGGTTGGTGTACTGTGTGATATATTTAATATCATGATGTATGTCTCTCCTCTTACGATCATG tcaccaaaaaaaactcTATAA